The following coding sequences are from one Nicotiana tabacum cultivar K326 chromosome 1, ASM71507v2, whole genome shotgun sequence window:
- the LOC107773293 gene encoding inositol oxygenase 2, producing MTILIEQPEFGLQVEEKQIPYDTNELILDGGFVVPKQLSCDGGFEVPAINSFGQSFRDYNAESERQKTVEEFYRVQHINQTYDYVKKMREKYGKLDKVEMSIWECCELLNDVVDDSDPDLDEPQIEHLLQTAEAIRKDYPNDDWLHLTALIHDLGKVLLLPSFGDLPQWAVVGDTFPLGCAFDESIVHHKYFKENPDTNNPLYNTKNGVYKEGCGLDNVVMSWGHDDYMYLVAKENGTTLPSAALFVIRYHSFYALHRAGVYTQLMNEEDRENMKWLKIFNKYDLYSKSKVRIDVEKVKPYYISLIEKYFPAKLRW from the exons ATGACTATCCTCATTGAGCAGCCTGAGTTTG GTTTGCAAGTAGAGGAGAAACAAATCCCATACGATACCAATGAGCTTATTTTGGATGGTGGATTTGTGGTACCAAAGCAATTGTCTTGTGACGGTGGATTTGAAGTGCCAGCAATCaattcatttggccaatcatttag GGATTATAATGCAGAAAGTGAGAGACAGAAGACAGTGGAAGAGTTCTATAGAGTTCAACACATCAACCAAACATATGACTAC GTTAAGAAAATGAGGGAAAAATATGGGAAGTTGGACAAAGTGGAAATGAGCATTTGGGAATGCTGTGAGCTATTGAATGATGTGGTGGATGACAGTGACCCTGATTTGGATGAACCCCAAATTGAGCACTTATTGCAGACTGCTGAGGCTATTAGAAAAGACTATCCAAATGATGATTGGCTTCATTTGACTGCCCTCATTCATG ATCTTGGAAAAGTACTACTTCTTCCTAGCTTTGGAGACCTACCTCaatgggctgttgttggagatacGTTCCCATTAGGTTGTGCTTTTGATGAATCAATTGTTCACCACAAG TACTTTAAGGAAAATCCAGACACAAACAACCCTCTTTACAACACCAAGAATGGTGTATACAAAGAAGGATGTGGACTTGACAACGTTGTTATGTCATGGGGACATGATGATTATATGTATTTGGTCGCAAAGGAAAATGGAACTACTCTTCCTTCTGCTGCTTTGTTTGTCATTCGTTACCACTCTTTCTATG CGTTACATAGAGCAGGAGTATACACCCAATTGATGAATGAGGAAGATAGAGAGAACATGAAATGGCTTAAGATTTTCAA CAAATACGACTTGTACAGCAAGAGCAAAGTTAGAATTGATGTAGAAAAGGTCAAGCCATACTACATCTCCCTCATTGAAAAG TATTTTCCAGCAAAGCTCAGATGGTGA